DNA sequence from the Candidatus Sulfuricurvum sp. RIFRC-1 genome:
AGAAAATGCGGGGGAAAGTGAATGGTGGGGAGTAAACCTCACCACGCAAAAACATTACGAGGATAAAACATCCTCACAATCACAACCGCACCAAACAACATTCCAGCATGACTCCATTCGAAATTAGTACTGATGATCAGGGTAGCTAGAGTATAGAGTACCGTTACCGCTAAAAACCATCCCCCTAGCAAAAGTACAAATAACCCTATGACACGGGATAATGTTCCGAGTGTATTGCTCATCGGCTCTCCTTTGAGGCTTTAATGATTGCTTGGATTTGTCGGCGATGGATAAAGGTGTGCATGTACATAAAAGAGCACCAATCGAAGTTATTGAACGAGTAAAACCACGGATGGGCTTTGGTCATTTTAGAGTGATGTTTCGGCAATGCGGTGAAAAAGCTTTTGTACTCATCGATAAAGGCTTTAAAATCATCGAGTGTACCGGAACGGTTTGCGAACGGTTTTACCCCCGCTATCGTGACGATTTCGGTGAACTCTCGCTCTTCGGTGAGGGCTGCGATAACGCTCGTTACTTTGCGTCCCGTGATGCAGAGGTGTTCGATTACCATGTTGAGGGAAAATTGTCGTGAGTGATCTTCGATGGCGAAGGTTTTGTCGATAACGACTTGTTGTAACCGCTCCTCTTCGCTCAGCTTTTCCAAAAGAGAGATGATAATCCTAGCTTCTCGTTTAAAAAGCCAAAAGGCGATGTGCCATGTAAAAAATGTCCGCACCATAGGTATCAATAACAATCGAATCACTAAAAACTCCCCTCTAGGCAATCCATCACCCGGTTTTCCCTGTACCATACATTAGCTCCTCACCCGATCAGATAGGGGCATAGTAGTATCAAAAATCTAAAATACATCTTAATATTAGTGTAATTACTCTAATATATATTATTTAATTCGTATTCGTACTCTAAATATGGTAGAATTTTCCCATGAAAAAACCAAAAAAGATCACAACCAAAGAGCGAATTAAAAACACCGCCATCGAGCTGTTTAATCTCCATGATTCGCTCTCAATCACGACCAACCATATTGCTAAAGCGGCAGGGATATCGGCGGGAAATCTCTACTATCATTACCGCAACAAAGAAGAGATTATCCGAGAAATCTACGCTGAAATGTCGGAACGGATCGAATCGCTAAAGAGTTTTGAAAAAATGCTCAGTTCACCTAACCCCTTAAATGTATTAGATGAATCGTTCGATCATTACGGCGATCTGTTTTGGGAATATCGATTTTTGATGCGGGATGCTCCGGTATTAATGGCGCTAGATGGCGAGCTAAAAAGGGCGTTTGTCGTTAATCAGGAGAGGCGGATCAATCAGATAGCAGGGGTGATCCGATATTTGCTCAGCGAAGAGATATTGGAACATATCGACAAAGAGGAGATCCCTTTGCGTGCCAAGCTCTATTGGTTCGTCACGGCGTATTGGCAAGTGTTCGCCTCGATGGATGGCGAAGTGAGTCGTGAATCGATACGAGAGACGAAAGAGGCAATGTTTAAAATCCATATCGCCCCGTTTTTGTCGGAGAGAGGGCGAGGGATGATAGACGCTTAATCAATCCCTCTCTTTTTCCCTCAACTCATGCGAGAGGTTCAAAAATGCTTCTCCGTATCGTTCGAATTTTACCTCTCCGATACCGCTGATACCCAACATCTCCTCTTTGGTGCTAGGGAGTTGTTCGGCAAGGGAGTAGAGGGTTTTATCTCCGAAGACGATGTAGGCAGGGATGCGGTGCTCTTTGGCGATGGCGGCACGGAGGGCTTTGAAGTTTTCGAAGTATTTTGGGGTGTTGAGATCGGAGTGTTTGGTTTTAACGGTTACTTTTTTGGTCGATAGACGATCTGATCGGATATGAACAGCCGTTTTTCCTCTCAATATGTCGGCTCCGATTGGGGTGATTTTTAGTGCTTTGTACTCATCGGGCTCTATAGCACCGAGTTCGATGAGTCTTTTGGAGATGGTGCTCCATGTGGTTTTAGATAGCTCTTTTCCGATCCCGAAAACGCTCAAATTTTGATGAGAATTGGAGAGGATTTTCTCTTTTTCCTCTCCACAGAGAACTTCCGAGATATAGGTGGCTCCGAATCGCTCACCCGTTTTATAGAGACAGGAGAGGAACTTTTGGGCGGGGGTGGTTATTTCTTGCTTTTGGATATCACTGCCCACACAGTTGTCGCATTTGTCACCGCAAGGGGCGATTGTATCGCTGAAATAGGAGGCTATTAGACGATGGCGGCACTCCTCGGCAGTTGCGTAATCCATCGATGCGCGGAGCTTGCTAAGGATCATCTCGCGATATTGGGGGTCACTCCCCTCATCGATAAGCCGTTTTTTGTTGTAAAAATCAGTTCCCGAATAAAAGAGTATCGCTTCGGAGTCGATTCCATCCCGTCCGGCACGTCCGATCTCCTGATAGTAGTTTTCGATGGTTTTAGGAAGTGAGGTGTGGATGACGAAGCGAATATCTCCTTTATCGATTCCCATCCCGAATGCGACGGTGGCGACAATGATCTGCGTTTCGTCGTTTAGAAACGATGTATGGGTATCGTGACGTATGGAGCCGCTCATCCCCGCATGATAGGCTAAACATTTGATCCCTTTTTTGGAGAGAAATTCGGCGAGCTCTTCGGTCTCTTTACGGGAGAAAGCATAGACAATTCCACTCTCCCCTTCGTGCTCTTTTAAAATATTCATCAGCTCATTGCGCCATCCGCCATCACGTTCTCGAACAGTGATCTTGATGTTTTTACGCAGTACCGGGGCGCGGAGGATCAGCGGATCGTTGAGCCCCAGTTGCGAGAGGATGTCTTCCCGTACTTTTGGTGTGGCGGTAGCGGTGAAGGCGGCGATAGGGGTATGAGGAAAAGCGGAGCGCAACTCACCCAGCCGTCGGTAATCATCACGAAACTCATGCCCCCACTCACTGATACAGTGGGCTTCGTCGATGACGAAAAAGTTGATATCGAGCGTTTCGAGCCATGAGAGAAAGGAGACGTTTGCCAGTCTTTCGGGGGCGATGTAGAGGAGTTTTAAAACGCCGTTTTTAGCCTTGGAAAATGCCTCTTGTTGTTCTTGCGGCGATTGCGATGAGGAGATCATCTCCGCTTCGATCCCGAGCTCTTTGAGGGCAATCACCTGATCATGCATGAGGGCGATGAGGGGAGAGACGACAATCGTGATCCCATCCATCAGAAGTGTTGGAAGCTGATAGCAGAGCGATTTTCCCCCTCCGGTAGGGAGTAACATTGCCAAATCACGACGGCTCAGAATCGCGTCTACCGCATCTTCTTGCATCTCTCTAAAACTGGAGAAACCAAAGGTGTGTTTGAGAACTTTGTATTTGTCGGTTAAGGATTCGCTCAAGGTTGGAGCCTTTAAAAAGTTGTTGCTTCAATCATGTTGATTATACAATGACAAAAAGAGTAATGGAAAGAAATAGGGCAAAATGCAATATTTTGGAGTGTTAATGACTTCATAGCAATCGGGAAGACGAGTAGCAATACCGAGAAGGTAAAGCTTTTTATACGCTCGTTTCGGATTTGGATCTAATCAGTGTTGGTGATGAAACTCCTGCACCTCTTTGATCTCTTCGGGTGTTGCTTCATGGATATCTAAAACGGTCCCCTCGAAAACGAGGTCCATTCCCGCAAGTGGGTGATTACCATCGAGTGTGGCATGATCGCCTTCGATATCGGTTACGGTATAGATGATGACATCCTCCGAGTCTTCTTCAAAATAGCCATCGAGTTCCATTCCGACGCTTACTTCTACCGGCAGTTCACTGAGCTCTTCCGTAACAACGAGTGTAGGGTCATAATTTCCGAATGCTTTATCGGCGGTGAGTTCAATTTTGAATGTTTCTCCGATACTTTTCCCCTCTAATGCTTTTTCAACCGTAGGGAAAATATGACCATAATTACCGTGCAGGTAAACAAGAGCCTCCTCTTCCTCGTGGA
Encoded proteins:
- the recQ gene encoding DNA helicase RecQ; translation: MSESLTDKYKVLKHTFGFSSFREMQEDAVDAILSRRDLAMLLPTGGGKSLCYQLPTLLMDGITIVVSPLIALMHDQVIALKELGIEAEMISSSQSPQEQQEAFSKAKNGVLKLLYIAPERLANVSFLSWLETLDINFFVIDEAHCISEWGHEFRDDYRRLGELRSAFPHTPIAAFTATATPKVREDILSQLGLNDPLILRAPVLRKNIKITVRERDGGWRNELMNILKEHEGESGIVYAFSRKETEELAEFLSKKGIKCLAYHAGMSGSIRHDTHTSFLNDETQIIVATVAFGMGIDKGDIRFVIHTSLPKTIENYYQEIGRAGRDGIDSEAILFYSGTDFYNKKRLIDEGSDPQYREMILSKLRASMDYATAEECRHRLIASYFSDTIAPCGDKCDNCVGSDIQKQEITTPAQKFLSCLYKTGERFGATYISEVLCGEEKEKILSNSHQNLSVFGIGKELSKTTWSTISKRLIELGAIEPDEYKALKITPIGADILRGKTAVHIRSDRLSTKKVTVKTKHSDLNTPKYFENFKALRAAIAKEHRIPAYIVFGDKTLYSLAEQLPSTKEEMLGISGIGEVKFERYGEAFLNLSHELREKERD
- a CDS encoding TetR/AcrR family transcriptional regulator, encoding MKKPKKITTKERIKNTAIELFNLHDSLSITTNHIAKAAGISAGNLYYHYRNKEEIIREIYAEMSERIESLKSFEKMLSSPNPLNVLDESFDHYGDLFWEYRFLMRDAPVLMALDGELKRAFVVNQERRINQIAGVIRYLLSEEILEHIDKEEIPLRAKLYWFVTAYWQVFASMDGEVSRESIRETKEAMFKIHIAPFLSERGRGMIDA